TTGGATGGGTCTTGCTTTATTTGGGCCTAATAAGACCAGCTCCTCTTCAGTTTTAAGCCCAAGAGAATAATTGGACCAAAGCCGACTCACTTGACTGTAAACAAACCCTCCTTCATGACCAAAGAAAATAAACTCTCCCTcagtgaaaaggaaaaaaaaattgctCTGTTTGGTTTCATTTTTTATCTCCCCACTTTAAATGCAATATAACAAATTATGATTTGACTTTTTGAGGTCCAATGTGTGTCAATGCATTCTATTTTTGGATTAAAAAGGCTTTTTCCTGACCAAAAATTACAATCAAAACAGTCCAAAGCTATTTGGATAAAAAGCAATAAGTATCCATTCTAATAACGATTTGAATTTGTAGTTGCGTTTCAAAGCTTTTACGTAATTATAAACAATTTATGCAACAATGACACAAGCTTTAAGCCATGGTCCAATGCTAGCTTAGTAATTTGATTTTGTTTAAGCACATTTAATTTATTGAAACCACCCACCCACCCACCCATACATGCTATTTTACTTAACTTGTAATCAAATCAAAAGTAGAGATAGATGAATGAGAATGGAAGCAAAAGCTCCACATTCTCCACCTCTTGAAAATTCTCTCCCTCCTAATAATAGTTACACACTCCCTTTCCATCCCTTTCACTACACACTACACTCAacttcttcatttttttataaataaactcCCACAATTTTGCTCCAACTCATCATCGTTGAATATAACACAAAACATGAAGAAGATGAACAATAACAAGAATCCAACAATATCATGGGTTTTgatgttgttgtttgttgtttgtgTGGTTAATGCACAATCATCGGTGAAGCCGGTGGTGAAGATAGTGAAGGGGAAAAAGCTTTGTGACAAAGGGTGGGAGTGTAAGGGTTTCTCTGCTTATTGTTGTAATGAGACAATCTCTGATTTCTTCCAAACTTACCAGTTTGAGAACCTCTTTGCAAAGAGGAATTCCCCGGTGGCTCATGCCGTCGGATTCTGGGATTACCAGTCGTTCATCACGGCCGCCGCGCTCTACCAGCCTCTTGGGTTCGGGACCACCGGTGGAAAGCTTGGTGGCATGAAAGAGGTTGCTGCTTTTCTTGGTCATGTGGGAAGCAAGACTTCTTGTAAGTGATATAGCatcataaacatatatatatccacaattttaaaattgtatatttaaaatttatgttaattaattagaataatgTTACATGTTCTCAGcaaatattgttattttttatgagcACTTagattaacaataatttatacatatattacaaaaattttatatacaaaaaatacataatttgTATCTATATTTATTAGAAAGTTAATGAGTTATAtctcaaatgacatagtttttTCATATTCACCTAAAAGATCGTGCGTAAATCTTTCTATCTCTAGTAAAAAAAATTgcacatataaattaatataatttatactcatattttttaaattttgtatatataaattaataaaatttatttgttaaatttatttattaaagataatttaatatttataataattaaataataataaaaaaatattaaaaatggctGATTTTAAGAGTTTTTCAATTAATTATTGGAAGTCATTTAATACAGTAAGTGGTTTATATCGATTTTAGCCATATATACATACTAGAAAAATGGATTATATATATTATCAAGTGAAAAATATTCGaaaatgattaaataatttaataaatttgactaaattattatttaactatttttaattattaattttatattaagttAACTTCACTTAGGCCTTTACCTGTATTATTATGGTAGCATTTAGAAGAAATTGATGAGATTGTTGGAAATTGGaatgaaaaaattgatttcaGGTGGATATGGGGTGGCAACAGGGGGACCCTTAGCATGGGGATTATGTTACAACAAGGAACTGAGTCCAGATAAATACTACTGTGATGACTACTACAAGTTGACCTATCCATGCACCCCTGGCGCCGCTTATTATGGCCGTGGCGCCATCCCTATTTACTGGTTCCCTTTCTACCTCTTtccttttagtttaatttaatcaCTTTGCTTTCTTTGATGCCTAATAAATGATGAACAGGAACTACAACTATGGAAAAATAGGAGAAGCCCTAAAGGTGAACCTATTGGACCACCCAGAATACATAGAGCAAAATGCCACGCTGGCATTCCAAGCAGCAATACACACGTGGATGACCCCACCAGACAAGCACATTCCTTCACCACACGATGCCTTTCATGCCAACTGGAAGCCAACTAAGAATGACACGTTGGCAAAGCGGGTCCCAGGTTTTGGTGCCACAATCAATGTTCTCTACGGTGACCAAGTTTGTGGCCAGGGTTCTGATGGTGATGACATGAACAACGTTATTTCTCATTACCTCTATTATCTTGATCTCATGGGTGTTGGCCGAGAAGAAGCTGGGCCCCATGATGTCCTCTCTTGTGCTGAGCAAAAGCCCTTTAAGCCCGCTGGGCCTCCATCTTCTTCAACAACTTGATTATtgagaattcttgaaaaaaatcttTGGAGAGTTCTAATAAAATTAAAGGAGGGGACATGCATGCAATGATGATGCATGGGAGTGGAAATTTTAAAACCCAGCTTTAATTTGGAGTGGATATTAATTGTTAAAAATTTGTATAGATTATAAACGTGCGTATTTCTTGGGTTTTCTTATTAATTGCATACCTCCATGTGTAACTTGGATATATTTTTGGTACaatgtgcataaaaaaaaaagaaaaaaaaaagtgaaatattTTATCATTATTAAGGATTGTCAAcaattttgtttgttttcttcTTGAACCAGAATGCATGGTACATTCTACTTTTATTCTCAGTCCCTGGATGAGGTAAGTAGAAGTTCAAGCATAACTGATTCTAAAATAAGTTGAGGCCGTTAATGACGACATAAACAATTTAGGCTTTTTGTAAGATAAACACCATTGTAACATAGTATACGTGTATAATGAACATTTTAGCTAAATCCTGACATCAAATACAATGAAAATAATTGAAATATCTAGAGATCAAATCTTTTCTCTGGGTTTTATGtacattttaaataatttttcaaatatttcaaAAAAGGGTTGGATTAATATGTATCACTTATCAAAAAGAAATTGGTGTATTATGTCAAATTCATATCTTTGGAAAGACAAAATGCCAACCAAAATATCATTTGTTTCTTTAGAAGgctattttgtaaaaaaaaaaaaaatcttttggaAGCTAAAACAGTAAATTACTATAATAGGTGCAATTCTTAATAGAgacaaattaaaattagtgattatagaataaaattttttttgctcACATGGTCGCTACAATATGTAAATGTATGTTGCTGATAAGGTAAGATTTCATTTATTAACTTAAAAGTGTAAGATTTTTTTGTAGATCAAGATCCTGGTAGTTGAATTCTATCTAGTGCATGAATTCTGTCTAAGTAGATATCTATTATGTTCTTAGGCTTGGATAGAAAATTGATTACTGTGCTAAATTAAATTGGATTTAATTTGTAAGATTTTCCAAAATAATGATTTTCCTAATGGTTTTTCCAACATCCATCTCTACAGTAAGTATgtatagaaaagaaaaagttcaAAGTCAGGTATATGAGATGTTTTGTTGTGTTGTTAAACATGTACATTGTTGCTGAAGTTGCTTATCCCAATAAGCATTTGTTGAAGTGAATCATAAATTCGGTTGTGCATAGCCTGCTGTACTTTTCATTGTAATGGCTGGTGCTATTGTACTTGAATACTTGTTTCGTTAGGTAAACTATGAATTCGGtttatgatttttagtttttttttttaggaaaaaaaattttattcatagaGAAACCAAATGGCACatataaatgacataaaaatatcAGTTTTACATTAATAATAAGAAGATAAATATCctatgttttgaattataatctaaaaaaaatacatattcgattactacaaattttaaaaagtagaAATAAAGAGAAATATAAGTCTCTTTTATTTCTATAGATCTACACACACGTGATGTAAGACAGTAAGATACATCTTCTTCTGATCTTTTTCATATAGATCTGAATATTTTCAAGATTTGAAAGTTTTTCtatgaacaaaaatattttttgtagaatTTTTCTCTTAAAGCTGAAAAGATCTGTAGTATCAAATTAACACCAACAACCATAAAAGAAACCAAGAGCATCACCACAAAAGAGGAGAAAAATACTACGGATAGATTATTAAAACCAAGAACACAGAGCTAAGTTCAAATACGATAATGATCTACAATGAGAACcgtaaaaggaaaataaataaccACAAAAGGGTTATTATAGATCTAGATCTGGATCTCAAATCTAGATCTctaaaagaaaaaacagaaataCGAACAAAAATCACAACTAGAAAAAGGGGCACGTAGGAGAAGGGAGGGAGAGGCGGCGACGAATGGTGTGGATGGTGGGAGAGTGACGGTGGTGGGTGATGTGAAAAgtgaagagaaaaaataaaactatagctataaaaagtaaaacaaagaagatgatgaatgataagggaggagagaaagagaagaagaagagaagaggaagaggttaaaggAAAAGGAGCAGGGGAGAGCCACCGTAGCCCAGATTGAGGCGGCGGTAGCGGTAACCCTTAGGGAGATTTTGTGTTTTTCCTCGTGGGAGAGAGGGCCGTATTTGTATTTTTGCAGTAGCTTGTGATTTGTAGTTGTTATACCATAGTGATTGAAACTAATTATTTGCTTAATTAGCCCGGTTTACATGCCTAGTTCAAGTTGATATTATAAAATACTAGCAAGATTTTTAGTTTTTCTCCCTATTTGTTTGGTATTGTGGCGAGTTAAGTTTTAAAGTGATATTTGAGATTAGCTACGTGAACTAAAATAGTCTTTGAGATCTTAATTGCACCAATTAAATTCCTAAAATTAGCGAAAATGTACCACATTAGTTCTTAACAACATAACGAAGCATTTGATAGAAAAGGATTGAGGAGCTAACATGGTGTATTTTTGCCAATTTTAAAGATAATATGTAATTGGTACAATTGAAATCTAAAGAACTATTTTGGTTTAGATTGTGATCGAACATTAAAAAATAGATTGCAAATGctgcaaagaaaaagaaaaagaaagctctAAGTGAGGTAAAACTCGTGTTCTTTAAACAACGAAAATTGAGTTTGTGCATGTTAATAATTTTGCTAATATATGATTTATCTTTTGCAGTTGAACCTTTTTTATGGTGGTTCAGCGGTGCAATCAAATTTCAGTCATTATCATGGACatattatgaattatcagtttaaagattcaaaagaataagaTAGATTTTCGGCATGTTTATGAATCTATTTCGTTGTTATTTGACACAAGTTCGTTGTAATCTACGTAATGTTCTTTCTTTTATGGAAATGAGATTTAgtgtttatattttcttgttttgttctattttacaatgttttgaaattaattttttcaattatttgatgagatttgtttgttttaaatatATACTACACAGAATTTGGTGTTTATTTAAATAGTTTTGATGTATTTTGAAAACAATTCGGTGTATTATAGaatttattcttcttttcctctattTTTTGAACCTGAATTTATTCAGattaaaaatatttcaataagTACAGATAGATTCATAGAAGTATAATTTTGcaaagaaattttataaaaacctTAAATTGAATATTTACAAACATACAAAGTATGTGTTTGTTTGAACTATACATTGCACAGACAATTCAGTACACAACCAATATATAAATTCTTAACATTTtacaatatttaaaatatgtaCTATCAATATCTCCTGATTCAAATGTACAGTAAAGACTTAATAATACAACAAATGGCCTGGATAGTCTGATGGTTTCAGATTCTTGAATGTCTTTATCTGAGTTGATTCATTACatcaaataaaataagtaaagCATATTCGATTCTAAAATGATCAACTTGTTCCTACAGTTTaaagaaatttctttattaaactcCGTTAATTTAGTAAGCGagagttttctatttttaaagatagTTACCTGCTTTCAATTCtttcatgaatattttttctttttgatcttTTTCGGATCAATTATCTCTAGCCATTTCATCATATATATTGCACAATCATATGTAAAAACAAAAACGAAAAAACACATTAAAATAGgaaagtaacaaaaaaaaaacaataaaatttattaaatagaaAGATTACATATTGTGTTCGCTGCCCACTAATGTTGACATATGGTGCTTCGACACCCTCATTCTTTTCTAACAAAGGTTTTTCTTCAGCAAACACCCTCATTTGTGAAATTATGaaactctaaaaactaaaacaagCTAAATATAAGAAACTCTATATTTAACACCAAATTACaccgaaataaataatttcaatctACAAAATTCAGTGTTTATTTGAATAGATTTTGGTGTATTCGGGAAGCAATTCGGTATATTATAGAAtttattcttcctttttcaagaACTACTAGTGCACCTTATTTTAGACAGACAGAAATAAGAGGatttatagagaaaacagaaatttgtatcaaataaataaaatttattaattttgttttgtcttCCGAAGGAGATTTTTTGCTTAATAGATCAAGGACTTGAAATTTCTTCCTTTCAACATCCGCCATCCATATCCACCAAT
The sequence above is drawn from the Arachis hypogaea cultivar Tifrunner chromosome 4, arahy.Tifrunner.gnm2.J5K5, whole genome shotgun sequence genome and encodes:
- the LOC112796357 gene encoding chitinase-like protein 2 gives rise to the protein MKKMNNNKNPTISWVLMLLFVVCVVNAQSSVKPVVKIVKGKKLCDKGWECKGFSAYCCNETISDFFQTYQFENLFAKRNSPVAHAVGFWDYQSFITAAALYQPLGFGTTGGKLGGMKEVAAFLGHVGSKTSCGYGVATGGPLAWGLCYNKELSPDKYYCDDYYKLTYPCTPGAAYYGRGAIPIYWNYNYGKIGEALKVNLLDHPEYIEQNATLAFQAAIHTWMTPPDKHIPSPHDAFHANWKPTKNDTLAKRVPGFGATINVLYGDQVCGQGSDGDDMNNVISHYLYYLDLMGVGREEAGPHDVLSCAEQKPFKPAGPPSSSTT